The Dyadobacter sp. 676 DNA window CGTGATCTATCCGCGGTATCAGGAAGGGCCGCGTACCAAACCGACCGAATTCACGCCCAATGCGGCGGCCGGCGTCAGGCGCGCTTTGCAGCTTCTGGAAACCGGCGAGTTCGAAATCCGGCCGGAAACCGATAAGCTGGTGATCATCGGGCATTCCTATGGCGGCGTGGTAACGGCGAACCTCGCGCTAAATGCGGGCGAACTGCGCATTCCCAAGCCCAAAGCTATTTTTTTGGCTGCCGCCGGTGTGGGCCCTGTCCCTTCGGGTCAGGCAAAGTCGTACGCGGGCCTTCCAGAGTCATTGAAAATGCTGATGATCATCGAAAAGGAAGACACCATCGTCGATAGTGTGTTCATGAAAAAGGTATATGCCGAATCGAAAGCTATTCCGCTCGCTCACAAAGCCATGCTGATGCATTATCCCGACGGCTACGGGCTGGATTCCATCACCGCCGAACACAATGAGCCGACCTGCATCGATCCCGATTTCGACAGCAAGGACGGTAAGCTGGCCGCATCCACGAAAGTAGACGCGACCGACTATTACTGTTACTGGCGCCTGGCCGATGCGCTGATCGATTGCAGCCGGAACAACAAAGGCTGCTCCACCGCCTTCACCGACGTGCGGGAGCAGACATTTATGGGCCAGTGGAGCGACGGGGTCGAGATCAAAAGACTGGGCGGCCGGTAGACCGCCATAGTCTGCATTCAGCAATTATTTCACCTTATTGTCGATAGGCGGAATTGTTTTTAAATACGCATAGATGGCCGAAGTCTCCGCAGCCGTCAGCTCCGGATACAACGGCATGGGATAGCTGACTACCGAATTGTCCTTTGAAATACCCTCCGTAACCGCGCGCCTGAACTCGGCTTCCGTCCAGTTCAGCATGCCGGTTGCATGCGGGGTAAGATTAGGGGTTCTGATTTTCTTTCCGGCGGCGTCGCGCAGCTTGTTTCCCCCGCCCATGAATCCTTTCGAGCGCTCGGGAGTCTGCACATCGAGAGACGTAAAGCTTTTGGAATGACAATGAAAACAGGCCAGATTGTCGACCAGGTATTTCCCCAGCAATACCGGGTCATTCTTAGGCTTTTGAATGCTGTCACCACGGTATTTCCCTCCTTTCGTGAAGCTTAAACCCAGCCGGCCGATCGGCGAGTACATGGTTTTGCCGGGGTTCCTTTCCGATGGTCTTACCGCGGGATCGCCGGATTTCAGATAGGCGACGATCGCATCCAGGTCCTCGTCGGCCATATTCGGCCGGTGCATGTACGGCATTAGCCGCCCGGTCCTGCCAATGCCGGTCCGTACCAGATAGGCCAGCTCCCCGGGTGTGTATTTACCCGCCCCCAGCCCGGGATGTTGCGTGATGTTGGCCGCGTAAATCTTTCCCAAAAACTTCGGGGAATCCTCGAGCTGTTTTCCGCTGAAATCTTTCGTCTCGAAATTGTAATGGCACGAGCCGCAAACGAGCATCGTCAGCCGCTTCCCTTCGCCGACATCCGCGGACGCCGTTTTGTAATCGATCTTTTCCGTCTTGTAGTGAATCCTGCATCCGGTGGCCAGCACGGTAACCACCGCCAGAAGTGTACCAATTTTCAAATCCATGTCGCTATATCGTTGTGTTTGAAGCACAAATCTAGCGGGCACCGGGCCTGAGCGGCGTCATTTCAACACCGTTATCGACCGCCTTATCCGCCACTTTGCCCGGTATCTCTCCCGGCACAATGAACAGGGCGGAATGGTCGTTCAAACAGGCATTTCGGCGGATCAATCCCACGCCTGACCTCGTCATCCCCGGTAATTTTGGAGCGCAGAATCCGACAATCGAAATGCATTTTCAACCAACATTTAAAAGATGATCCGCGACAAACACCGTTCGGCAGTGCTTAACATACCTGTGATGGCCGGCATACTCTACGCCTGGGCCCAGACTGTGGTTACCGGCGCATTGCTCTTTGACACCTTTGTGCTGTACCCCAATATCTTCGCCGATGTTCCCCAATCGCTTTCCGCTTCCACACAGTTTCTGAGTCGCGCAAGCCCGGGCAGCTTTTTTCCCGGCCTGGGCGCATTCACGCTGGCGACCGGTTTGGTTACGCTGTGGGCCTGGCGGCGAAATCGGGGCGTGTTGGCGTACTTTGCCGCCGGTTTTTTACTCATGGCCACTTTTGATTTCGTCGCCTCGGCGCTGTATTTCTGGCCCCGCAATACCCTTATGTTTACCGAGGGCCTGAAAGTACATTCCGCCGAAAAGCTCCTGGAAGTGTCCCGCCAGTTCCGTTCCGCACATTGGATCCGCGTGGTGGCAAGCGTGACGGCCAGCTTTTGCGCAATGCTTGGTCTGGTCACAGCTGCGCGGCAATCAGCTCAAAACCAATGAGCAGGTTACCGGTTTTCGACCCAGGCCAGGAACGCAGTGGATTTGGCTTTGCTTACGATCACCGGCTCGCTCGGCACGCCGTCCAGCCTGACCAGCAATTTACGGTCGTCATAATGCTCGATGCGATGAATGGCCTCGAAGGCAAGCAGCGTTTGCCTGTTGGCGCGGTAAAACCGGTGCGGATCGACCTGCGCCTCGATGGCGTCCAGGGGCTTGCAGAGCTGAAACTTCCGCCCATCGCGGACGAAAATCTCCGTTGTGTCGTGAGTGACCTTGAACAGCAGAATGTTTTCGGTTGCGACGGGAATCAGCTGGTTCCGGAAGTGGATCAGGAAGCTTGTTTTAAAATTCCGGAGCCCGGATTGGAAAGTGGTGAGCAGCTTCTCTACCATTTCCCTGCCGTACTTTGGCGCAAACAGCTGCCCAATGGATTCGAGCTTTTGAAGGCTCGCCTCAAAGAGGTCTTCGTTGATCGGTTTGAGAATATAGTCGATTCCATTGCTTTGAAATGCCCGGATAGCATACTCATCGTAGGCCGTGCAGAAGATGACCGGGCAGGTCAGCTCAACTTTTTGAAATATCTCGAATGCAAGACCGTCGCCGAGCTGGATGTCGGATATCACCAGCTCCGGATGCGGGTTGTGCAGGAGCCATTCCACGCTGCTTTCGATGCTGTCGAGCACGGCAAGGACCTGGTGCCCGGGGCGAAGGGTTTTAATGCAGTTCTGAATGTCCCACGCGGTATGCACCTCGTCTTCGATGATCACAATGGTCATAATTAATCGGCAATTGGTAACGAAACTTTAAACAAACTATCATTTTTCTCGACAATGATACCTTTCCCTTTCAGAATCCCGAAGCGGTTATTGACATTGCTCAATCCGACGCCCGATGTTTCATGCGCCTTTTTAAATTGCAGGTTGTTCTCGACGATCAGCAATCCGGCCTCTTCATAAATGCGTACTTTCAAAGGCCTTTTCCGGGAAAAGATATTGTGCTTTACGACGTTTTCGATCAGGATCTGGAGTGTGTTCGGCGGGAGCGTAGCGCCCAGGATAGACGGCGGAAGCTGAATATCGACCGCAAATGCATCACCA harbors:
- a CDS encoding alpha/beta fold hydrolase, which encodes MKTIQIILLLLCVVSTTTNCQNTSPDPGKAQVPGQPTSGYGGSSYRHAEVIRKNYDDGPTGYWLYLPASPAPASAPVVVFNHGYGGWNPANYGAWIRHLVRQGNIVIYPRYQEGPRTKPTEFTPNAAAGVRRALQLLETGEFEIRPETDKLVIIGHSYGGVVTANLALNAGELRIPKPKAIFLAAAGVGPVPSGQAKSYAGLPESLKMLMIIEKEDTIVDSVFMKKVYAESKAIPLAHKAMLMHYPDGYGLDSITAEHNEPTCIDPDFDSKDGKLAASTKVDATDYYCYWRLADALIDCSRNNKGCSTAFTDVREQTFMGQWSDGVEIKRLGGR
- a CDS encoding c-type cytochrome, coding for MDLKIGTLLAVVTVLATGCRIHYKTEKIDYKTASADVGEGKRLTMLVCGSCHYNFETKDFSGKQLEDSPKFLGKIYAANITQHPGLGAGKYTPGELAYLVRTGIGRTGRLMPYMHRPNMADEDLDAIVAYLKSGDPAVRPSERNPGKTMYSPIGRLGLSFTKGGKYRGDSIQKPKNDPVLLGKYLVDNLACFHCHSKSFTSLDVQTPERSKGFMGGGNKLRDAAGKKIRTPNLTPHATGMLNWTEAEFRRAVTEGISKDNSVVSYPMPLYPELTAAETSAIYAYLKTIPPIDNKVK
- a CDS encoding LytTR family DNA-binding domain-containing protein → MTIVIIEDEVHTAWDIQNCIKTLRPGHQVLAVLDSIESSVEWLLHNPHPELVISDIQLGDGLAFEIFQKVELTCPVIFCTAYDEYAIRAFQSNGIDYILKPINEDLFEASLQKLESIGQLFAPKYGREMVEKLLTTFQSGLRNFKTSFLIHFRNQLIPVATENILLFKVTHDTTEIFVRDGRKFQLCKPLDAIEAQVDPHRFYRANRQTLLAFEAIHRIEHYDDRKLLVRLDGVPSEPVIVSKAKSTAFLAWVENR